A genomic window from candidate division WOR-3 bacterium includes:
- a CDS encoding aminopeptidase, whose protein sequence is KKENSKTDNIYREKINEIKIAVSEIEKKEIKPFDDYLLKLSKKILEAAEIESKVCPAYFLKSHFEDLKKDNETMYSHRLPSNFGTSYEELEFSSKIFGEEKAKLLAFFCNEINKNLNYCFYNKRFAIVSGLKKLVDLYSVSRSGEITAEKIRQIVLSDIAETNIEQMKQFMTEQFDPSYKLCHDIVTGSDLSDVKYLFSYGKYISENEIKMADFLSEYSEKKLEMLADQIVGSYIRSFKGSGKSYQGKPYVLLFGAVGLEALLKHLLKKLEEKKFKALFYDMFSTDINKQMKYDFRFSNSLYLDEEYVDFMISSTEKLMPEFKDIFSEVSGMIHVAKFGESPFKPAIKKVKYELTEEQQELNRRIQAEIMQIREKYLPMSSISFTIIAFPSPEIGGNFKEIFSDIIDINLLQAEKYEMIQKKIIDALDSGNYISVKGTEGNRTDIKIALKRLENPEKQTNFVNCGADMNIPVGEVFTSPVLKGTSGVLHVKEAFLNNLRFVDLELVFEDGYITSYNCANFSSPEENKKYVKENLLFPHETLPMGEFAIGTNTLAYVKAKKHKITHLLPVLIIEKMGPHFAIGDTCFSHQEDMRHFNECDGKEMMAKENERSAIRKEDMKKAYFFKHTDITLPFEEIACIKAVGEASEVCVIKDGRFVLEGTEELNSVFE, encoded by the coding sequence AAAAAAGAAAACTCGAAAACCGACAATATTTACAGAGAAAAAATAAATGAAATAAAAATAGCGGTATCAGAAATCGAAAAAAAAGAAATCAAACCTTTTGACGACTATCTGCTGAAGCTCTCAAAAAAAATTTTAGAAGCCGCCGAAATAGAGAGTAAAGTATGTCCGGCTTACTTTCTGAAAAGTCATTTCGAAGACCTGAAAAAGGACAATGAGACCATGTATTCTCACAGGCTTCCTTCCAATTTCGGAACAAGTTACGAAGAACTCGAATTTTCATCAAAAATTTTTGGCGAGGAAAAGGCGAAGCTTCTCGCTTTTTTCTGTAACGAAATTAACAAAAATCTCAATTACTGTTTCTATAACAAAAGATTTGCGATCGTCAGCGGTCTGAAAAAACTCGTCGATCTTTACAGTGTTTCAAGAAGCGGAGAAATCACAGCAGAAAAAATAAGGCAAATCGTTTTGTCTGACATCGCTGAAACAAACATAGAACAAATGAAACAGTTTATGACAGAGCAATTCGATCCTTCTTACAAGCTATGTCACGACATCGTCACGGGTAGTGATTTGTCTGATGTAAAATATCTCTTCAGTTACGGCAAGTACATATCAGAAAACGAAATTAAGATGGCGGATTTTTTGTCGGAATATTCGGAAAAAAAACTCGAAATGCTCGCCGATCAGATTGTCGGTTCTTATATCAGAAGCTTTAAAGGTTCCGGGAAATCTTACCAGGGCAAACCTTACGTCCTGCTGTTCGGAGCCGTAGGTCTTGAAGCGCTTTTGAAACACTTGCTTAAAAAGCTCGAAGAAAAGAAATTTAAAGCCCTCTTTTACGACATGTTTTCTACTGACATAAACAAACAGATGAAATATGATTTCAGGTTCAGCAACAGTCTTTATCTCGACGAGGAATACGTCGATTTTATGATTAGCTCCACCGAAAAGCTGATGCCTGAATTCAAAGATATATTTTCTGAAGTTTCCGGAATGATACACGTGGCTAAATTCGGAGAAAGCCCGTTCAAACCCGCCATAAAAAAGGTAAAATACGAACTGACGGAAGAACAGCAGGAACTGAACAGAAGGATTCAGGCGGAGATAATGCAGATAAGAGAGAAGTATCTGCCAATGTCTTCTATAAGTTTCACTATTATAGCTTTCCCGTCACCTGAGATAGGCGGAAACTTCAAAGAGATATTCTCCGACATAATAGATATCAATCTCCTCCAAGCCGAAAAATACGAAATGATCCAGAAAAAAATAATTGACGCACTTGACAGTGGAAATTATATTAGCGTGAAAGGAACTGAAGGCAACAGAACCGACATAAAGATAGCTCTCAAACGCCTGGAAAATCCTGAAAAGCAGACTAACTTCGTCAATTGCGGTGCAGACATGAACATTCCCGTAGGTGAAGTTTTCACTTCTCCGGTGCTAAAGGGAACATCGGGAGTGCTTCATGTCAAAGAAGCCTTTCTCAATAATTTGAGATTTGTTGACCTCGAACTTGTTTTCGAAGACGGATACATAACTTCTTACAATTGCGCCAATTTTTCCAGTCCCGAAGAAAACAAAAAATATGTAAAAGAAAATCTCCTTTTTCCCCATGAAACTCTGCCGATGGGTGAATTCGCAATCGGCACGAACACACTCGCGTACGTCAAGGCGAAAAAACACAAAATAACACACCTTCTGCCTGTTTTGATTATAGAGAAGATGGGGCCTCACTTTGCTATCGGCGACACGTGTTTTTCGCATCAGGAAGACATGAGGCACTTCAACGAATGTGACGGCAAGGAAATGATGGCTAAGGAAAATGAAAGGTCGGCGATACGCAAAGAAGACATGAAAAAAGCTTATTTCTTCAAACACACCGACATTACATTGCCTTTCGAGGAAATTGCCTGCATAAAAGCTGTAGGAGAAGCTTCGGAAGTCTGCGTGATAAAAGACGGACGGTTCGTCTTAGAAGGGACTGAGGAGTTAAATTCGGTCTTCGAATAA
- a CDS encoding tRNA-dihydrouridine synthase, producing the protein MRIELAPLDGISDRPFRIICRRCGASHVTTEMIPVQGITSNPKKYLQKASFADEERPVTVQIAGSDPSKIRKAVSLVNPLYPDFIELNAGCPARKIIKSCNGAALLKDLTKLRSCAEATVEESKFPVTLKTRIGFDAPIYDEILSALHGIGLVLIKIHGRTALQNYSVKADWETLKYISENSEIPVIGNGDVDSYEKAIFLGSSGSFAGVMIGRAARGNPWIFREKQYSKGERNELIKEHCRLMVEFYGEERGITIMRKHLLWYYKGLKNSKNLKIAASHVSTLQEACKVVDMSENDLFEDRI; encoded by the coding sequence ATGAGAATAGAACTCGCTCCTCTTGACGGTATTTCAGACAGACCTTTCAGAATTATCTGCCGCCGTTGCGGGGCTTCTCACGTAACCACGGAGATGATACCTGTTCAGGGAATAACGTCTAATCCGAAAAAATATCTGCAAAAAGCGTCTTTTGCAGATGAGGAAAGACCGGTAACCGTTCAGATAGCCGGTTCAGATCCGTCTAAAATCAGAAAAGCGGTCTCTCTTGTAAATCCTCTTTATCCCGATTTCATTGAACTTAACGCCGGGTGTCCGGCGCGAAAAATAATCAAATCCTGCAACGGAGCGGCGCTTTTGAAAGATTTGACGAAACTGAGGTCCTGCGCCGAGGCGACTGTTGAAGAATCGAAATTTCCGGTCACGCTCAAGACGAGAATTGGATTTGACGCGCCCATATATGACGAAATTCTTTCAGCTTTGCATGGAATCGGTCTAGTTCTCATCAAAATTCACGGCCGAACCGCACTTCAAAATTATTCTGTAAAAGCCGACTGGGAAACGCTTAAATATATTTCAGAAAATTCGGAAATTCCCGTCATCGGTAACGGCGACGTGGATTCCTACGAAAAAGCAATTTTTTTGGGATCTTCAGGATCCTTTGCAGGTGTTATGATAGGCAGGGCGGCAAGAGGCAATCCCTGGATTTTTAGGGAGAAACAGTACTCAAAAGGCGAAAGAAACGAATTGATCAAGGAACACTGCCGTCTGATGGTTGAATTTTACGGTGAGGAACGGGGGATTACGATTATGAGAAAACATTTGCTGTGGTATTATAAAGGCTTGAAAAATTCAAAAAACCTGAAAATAGCTGCCTCTCACGTCAGCACTCTCCAAGAAGCCTGCAAAGTAGTTGACATGTCGGAGAATGATTTATTCGAAGACCGAATTTAA